The proteins below come from a single Gimesia alba genomic window:
- a CDS encoding sugar phosphate isomerase/epimerase family protein, with product MTKELLSQRKVNSFSTPSSTVKPKNNEHLFSLSDRISVNQITTYHWSFKESLLGLLASGIPAIGLWNRKILDLETDQAAELVIDSGMKVSTISLAGGFTGCNEYSFDDSIADAIQLIQFGGQVNAAAIQIASGPRAGHTLNHARDLTIDALKRLGDTAAANGTKLALKTMPLSLARNWTFLNSLHSALEIIDACGHPAVGISIDPVQLQQEEEIQELLSEIISLVTAVQISNFDSDITSRDSFADYDMIETINDAGYQGFFDLEIWSEQVWQSDYSSLLSQLQLACQTETSSQFG from the coding sequence GTGACTAAAGAGCTTCTCTCACAGCGTAAAGTCAATTCGTTCTCTACTCCATCTTCCACTGTTAAACCAAAAAATAACGAGCATTTATTTTCTCTATCTGATCGAATTTCCGTAAATCAAATCACAACCTATCACTGGTCTTTTAAAGAGAGCCTGCTCGGCCTGCTAGCTAGTGGAATCCCTGCGATTGGCCTCTGGAATCGAAAAATTTTGGACCTGGAAACAGACCAGGCAGCGGAACTGGTGATTGATTCGGGTATGAAAGTTTCTACCATTTCCCTGGCAGGTGGCTTCACTGGCTGCAATGAATATTCGTTTGATGATTCGATCGCAGATGCCATTCAATTGATCCAATTTGGCGGCCAAGTCAATGCGGCTGCTATCCAGATCGCCAGTGGCCCCCGTGCAGGACATACTTTAAACCATGCACGGGACCTGACCATTGATGCACTCAAACGATTAGGAGATACCGCAGCAGCTAATGGCACAAAACTGGCATTAAAAACAATGCCACTCTCGCTTGCCCGAAATTGGACCTTTCTCAATTCTCTGCATTCCGCCTTAGAAATCATTGACGCATGCGGACATCCAGCTGTCGGAATTTCAATCGATCCCGTTCAGCTCCAGCAGGAAGAAGAAATTCAGGAACTTTTATCCGAGATTATCTCGCTGGTGACCGCTGTTCAAATTTCTAACTTTGATTCAGACATCACATCGCGGGATTCATTCGCCGACTATGACATGATTGAAACTATCAATGATGCTGGATACCAGGGTTTCTTTGATTTGGAAATCTGGTCGGAACAGGTCTGGCAATCGGACTACTCAAGCCTGCTTTCTCAACTTCAGTTGGCCTGTCAGACAGAAACTTCTTCTCAATTCGGTTAA
- a CDS encoding DUF3500 domain-containing protein translates to MKFNPLTPSQGFTPDSLPVSRRHFVKSVGAAIAGTPLLNTAGLLAGQPSEKKTQTSAPEPLTRKLYESLTPKQKSKVCFGWDHKDKHGLLRQHVRANWNITEPIVNSDFFTKDQQDIIEAIFFGHFDPSWHKKIRKQLLDDQGGYGEDQSIAIFGTPGTDQFQFVMTGRHTTVRSDGDSAEHLAFGGPIFYGHAADDFNEKPNHPGNVFWEQALKANHVYKILDGKQRKAALIPQAPAETKIHFKKSANQITGLQVADMTRDQKQEMQKVLSSLIEPYRVSDQKEVRKCIDAQGGLDQCKISFYQSGDIGKDQVWDNWRLEGPAFVWHYRGAPHVHVWVNISDDPHTQIVTS, encoded by the coding sequence ATGAAATTCAATCCGCTCACTCCCTCACAAGGTTTCACTCCCGACTCTCTGCCAGTTTCACGACGGCATTTCGTTAAATCTGTGGGAGCCGCGATCGCAGGAACTCCATTACTTAATACAGCAGGACTGTTAGCAGGACAGCCTTCAGAGAAAAAAACGCAGACATCTGCTCCAGAACCACTCACTCGAAAACTGTATGAAAGCTTGACTCCCAAACAAAAATCAAAAGTCTGTTTTGGATGGGACCATAAAGACAAACATGGACTATTGCGTCAGCATGTTCGGGCAAACTGGAATATTACAGAGCCGATTGTAAATAGCGACTTCTTCACCAAGGACCAACAAGACATCATTGAAGCCATCTTCTTTGGTCACTTTGATCCCAGTTGGCATAAAAAAATTCGCAAGCAACTTCTGGATGACCAGGGTGGTTATGGCGAAGACCAATCGATTGCCATTTTTGGCACACCGGGAACGGATCAGTTCCAATTTGTCATGACGGGGCGGCACACAACAGTTCGTAGCGATGGAGACAGTGCAGAACATCTGGCCTTTGGTGGCCCCATTTTTTATGGACATGCTGCGGATGATTTTAATGAAAAACCAAATCATCCTGGTAATGTTTTCTGGGAGCAGGCATTAAAGGCAAACCATGTCTACAAAATTCTGGACGGAAAACAGCGTAAAGCCGCTCTGATTCCTCAGGCACCGGCTGAAACTAAAATCCATTTCAAAAAATCGGCCAACCAGATCACTGGCCTGCAGGTTGCCGATATGACACGCGACCAAAAACAGGAAATGCAAAAAGTTCTCAGTTCCCTCATCGAACCCTACCGGGTATCCGATCAAAAAGAAGTTCGGAAATGCATCGACGCACAAGGTGGCCTGGATCAATGCAAAATTTCTTTCTACCAGTCCGGTGATATCGGAAAGGACCAGGTCTGGGATAACTGGCGTCTCGAAGGTCCCGCCTTTGTTTGGCACTATCGCGGCGCGCCACATGTGCACGTCTGGGTTAATATTTCAGATGATCCGCACACACAAATTGTCACTAGTTAA
- a CDS encoding 3-keto-disaccharide hydrolase, translating to MRKRISSLLLMGGITYYVLGAAAVIAQDATPTPKPGTSEKVEKPAPSPKPLPGPEKLLNGGNFWDHWKYFSEEEKEANRNVTWKVVSGGKDQPSILICSGKPYGYIRTQKSYENFRFSMEWMYPNDPNANSGILLFTAEPDKVWPKAFQVQLHRPEAGYVFPTPGSGAKSANKLSPTKPLDLPVGKWHKCVLTCQQGNISVMINGVKLGEVTGCDPSKGAIALQSEGSEIHFRNLLVEILPSEPVVEQKEPVAQQKPDKT from the coding sequence ATGCGAAAACGAATTTCTTCGCTGCTCCTGATGGGGGGAATTACCTACTATGTGTTGGGAGCAGCCGCTGTCATAGCCCAGGACGCAACTCCCACACCAAAACCAGGTACGAGCGAAAAAGTAGAGAAACCTGCTCCCTCTCCCAAACCATTGCCCGGACCGGAAAAATTATTGAACGGTGGAAATTTTTGGGATCACTGGAAATATTTCAGTGAAGAAGAGAAAGAGGCAAACCGAAATGTGACTTGGAAAGTTGTCAGTGGTGGCAAGGACCAGCCCAGCATTTTGATCTGTTCTGGAAAACCCTACGGTTATATTCGAACACAAAAGTCATATGAAAATTTCCGATTCAGTATGGAATGGATGTATCCCAACGACCCGAATGCCAATAGTGGGATTCTGTTGTTCACAGCCGAACCTGATAAGGTCTGGCCTAAGGCGTTCCAGGTTCAGTTACATCGACCGGAAGCCGGTTATGTCTTTCCGACACCGGGAAGCGGTGCCAAGTCTGCAAATAAGCTCTCGCCGACAAAGCCTTTGGATTTACCAGTTGGGAAGTGGCATAAATGCGTGTTAACGTGCCAACAGGGTAACATTTCTGTGATGATCAATGGGGTCAAGCTTGGTGAAGTTACCGGCTGTGATCCCAGTAAAGGCGCAATTGCACTCCAGAGTGAAGGCTCTGAAATTCACTTTCGAAATCTTCTGGTGGAAATCTTACCTTCGGAGCCGGTAGTCGAGCAGAAGGAACCCGTCGCACAACAGAAGCCCGACAAAACTTAG
- a CDS encoding universal stress protein, which translates to MGYFTGKKILVPVDFSESSLEAIKKAIQISEAPANVTVVHVMVPLDLVSPGVLFGGLTDEKRTEHVVKYAKEEFAKHQIEGVRFETLVGDPGIKIADFAKDNNIDLIVIPSHGYTGITRLALGSVAERVLRHAPCPTLVLRQPKS; encoded by the coding sequence ATGGGCTACTTCACAGGAAAAAAGATCCTTGTCCCTGTTGATTTTTCTGAGAGCTCACTCGAAGCCATCAAGAAAGCCATTCAAATTTCAGAAGCCCCAGCAAACGTGACCGTCGTGCATGTCATGGTGCCACTGGACCTGGTTTCACCGGGCGTTCTGTTTGGAGGGCTGACCGATGAAAAACGCACAGAACATGTCGTAAAATATGCCAAGGAAGAATTTGCAAAACATCAGATTGAAGGTGTCCGTTTCGAAACGCTGGTTGGCGACCCTGGTATCAAGATTGCCGATTTCGCAAAAGACAACAACATCGATCTGATTGTGATCCCTTCGCACGGCTATACGGGAATCACCAGGCTGGCGTTGGGCTCTGTCGCAGAACGCGTCCTCAGACATGCTCCCTGCCCTACCCTTGTTTTACGTCAGCCGAAAAGCTGA
- a CDS encoding alanine/glycine:cation symporter family protein yields MNFDRQRSPISLVVRSGLVTVLMLLFLNLSNLTVDASQAPASAPEASQQTSVETPKTEKLEATGFAKVEKTIDDIFGVVNGGIAKVFFYPIPLTSAQIEKGDGVPLAVLWLVIGATYFTLRMNFINLRAFKHAILLVLGKYDNPEDEGEVTHFQALTAALSATVGLGNIAGVAIAIGTGGPGAMFWMMLAGLLGMTSKFAECTLAQIYRRISPDGRVMGGPMCYLSDGLKEQFPANPFMNGLGKVLAVLFAVLCIGGSLAGGNSFQVNQSLEAVAETIPVLKNYSWVYGVTMAFFVGIVIIGGIRSIARTTEKVVPFMCGIYILACLAIIIFNLEKIPDSFKAIWNGAFNADAAYGGFIGVLIIGFKRAAFSNEAGVGSAAIAHSAAKTQYPVREGIVASLGPFIDTIMICTMTALVMIITSAYNDPQYTNLIQGNKGAALTSEAMASQIPYFNYILSIAVVLFAYSTMISWSYYGERCWAFLFGDSKKASMSYRILFLVFVVLGSLVSATNMLEFGDLMILGMAFPNILGVLLLSNRVKRELDAYWKRYKSGEFENQSSSS; encoded by the coding sequence ATGAATTTCGACCGGCAACGCAGCCCCATCTCTTTGGTAGTTCGTTCGGGACTGGTCACAGTTCTGATGCTTCTGTTTCTCAATTTAAGTAACTTGACAGTGGATGCATCACAGGCACCTGCCTCGGCACCAGAAGCGTCTCAACAAACTTCAGTAGAAACACCGAAAACCGAGAAACTTGAGGCCACTGGTTTTGCGAAAGTCGAGAAGACAATTGACGACATCTTCGGTGTGGTAAATGGGGGGATCGCTAAAGTCTTTTTCTATCCAATCCCTTTGACCTCCGCACAAATAGAAAAAGGGGATGGGGTTCCACTTGCAGTCCTCTGGCTGGTAATTGGCGCCACTTACTTCACCTTACGCATGAACTTTATTAACCTGCGAGCGTTTAAACACGCCATTTTACTCGTCCTCGGAAAATACGATAACCCGGAAGACGAGGGAGAAGTCACCCACTTCCAAGCCTTAACAGCTGCCCTCTCTGCGACGGTAGGACTCGGAAACATTGCAGGAGTTGCCATAGCAATCGGAACCGGAGGTCCTGGGGCTATGTTCTGGATGATGTTGGCTGGGCTTCTGGGGATGACCTCAAAGTTTGCTGAGTGCACGTTAGCTCAAATCTATCGACGTATTAGTCCGGATGGTCGTGTCATGGGAGGCCCCATGTGTTATCTCTCAGACGGCTTGAAAGAACAGTTCCCAGCAAATCCTTTTATGAATGGCCTGGGTAAAGTCCTGGCAGTTCTGTTCGCTGTCTTGTGCATCGGTGGCTCATTAGCTGGCGGTAACTCGTTTCAAGTGAATCAATCCCTTGAGGCTGTGGCAGAAACGATCCCCGTACTAAAGAACTACAGCTGGGTCTACGGTGTAACCATGGCCTTTTTTGTTGGCATTGTCATCATCGGCGGCATCCGCAGTATTGCACGCACAACAGAGAAAGTTGTGCCCTTCATGTGTGGTATATATATTCTGGCATGCCTTGCCATCATTATATTCAATCTCGAAAAAATCCCCGATAGCTTTAAGGCAATTTGGAATGGCGCTTTCAATGCCGATGCCGCTTATGGAGGCTTTATCGGGGTACTTATCATTGGCTTTAAACGAGCCGCATTCTCCAACGAAGCTGGAGTCGGCTCGGCAGCGATTGCCCACTCCGCAGCCAAAACACAATATCCAGTACGGGAAGGAATCGTCGCATCACTGGGACCATTTATCGACACGATAATGATTTGTACAATGACCGCTCTCGTCATGATCATTACTTCCGCTTATAACGACCCTCAATACACGAATTTGATCCAAGGGAATAAGGGGGCAGCTCTCACTTCTGAAGCAATGGCTTCCCAGATCCCTTATTTCAACTATATCCTATCCATTGCAGTGGTCCTGTTTGCATATTCGACGATGATTTCCTGGTCATATTACGGGGAACGTTGCTGGGCCTTTCTGTTTGGTGACAGCAAGAAAGCCTCAATGTCTTACCGCATTCTGTTTCTGGTCTTTGTCGTTCTTGGTTCGCTTGTCTCCGCTACCAATATGCTGGAATTTGGTGATCTCATGATTCTGGGTATGGCGTTCCCCAATATTCTGGGTGTATTACTGCTTTCGAACCGGGTCAAGCGGGAACTGGACGCCTATTGGAAAAGGTACAAGTCCGGGGAATTTGAGAACCAGTCCAGTTCGTCATAG
- a CDS encoding helix-turn-helix transcriptional regulator, whose translation MRVSIDDHDRSFLLGLNRLKSATINEICEQEGVTATAVRQRLVRLQGLDLIARTQVKEGRGRPHYTYSVTPLGMRLLGDNYAELANILWEELKGIDNEELRCRLAARIQTALVQQYGRNVDAPSLNGRMEQLKEALEERGFVVELDNSGPLPILREHNCPYHDIASGDASICELEQRVFERVLGTKMNLAECCLDGHHCCEFQAETT comes from the coding sequence ATGCGTGTTTCAATCGATGATCATGATCGCAGTTTTTTGCTGGGGCTCAATCGTCTTAAGTCAGCAACGATAAACGAGATATGTGAACAGGAAGGCGTGACGGCGACTGCGGTTCGCCAGCGACTGGTTCGCTTGCAGGGACTGGATTTGATTGCGCGAACACAAGTCAAGGAAGGTCGAGGGCGTCCGCATTATACGTATTCCGTGACCCCTTTAGGGATGCGATTGTTAGGGGATAATTACGCCGAGCTGGCAAATATCCTCTGGGAAGAGCTCAAAGGGATTGATAATGAAGAGCTTCGATGTCGTCTGGCGGCTCGAATCCAGACTGCTCTGGTTCAGCAGTATGGTCGCAATGTGGATGCTCCGTCTTTAAATGGGCGAATGGAGCAGTTGAAAGAAGCTTTAGAAGAACGCGGGTTTGTGGTGGAGCTGGACAATTCTGGCCCGCTGCCGATCTTACGCGAACATAATTGTCCCTATCACGATATTGCCAGTGGCGATGCTTCCATCTGTGAACTGGAGCAACGCGTCTTTGAGCGGGTTTTGGGGACCAAGATGAATCTGGCAGAGTGTTGTCTGGATGGGCACCATTGTTGTGAGTTTCAGGCAGAGACAACTTAA
- the sufC gene encoding Fe-S cluster assembly ATPase SufC — MSLLKISDLHVSVSGTPILKGVNLEINQGEIHALMGPNGSGKSTLAYALAGHPSYEITKGKIEIDGTDISELDPNERARLGLFLAFQYPVVIPGVKVADFLRHAMSNVRNPDRKEGEKLIPMREFRKELRDRMNELGMDPEMARRYLNDGFSGGEKKRMEILQLAMLQPKFAILDETDSGLDSDAVKVVSEGLSRLSGPEMGVLIITHHERLLEFNQPQFTHVMLAGQIVETGDASLAAELHEHGYSSVRERHPEAAAEEVVEAV; from the coding sequence ATGAGTTTGTTGAAAATTTCCGATCTACATGTATCAGTCAGTGGCACACCGATCTTAAAAGGGGTCAACCTGGAAATTAATCAGGGTGAGATCCATGCGTTGATGGGGCCTAACGGCTCTGGAAAAAGCACACTGGCCTACGCCTTAGCCGGGCATCCAAGCTATGAAATCACCAAAGGGAAAATCGAGATCGACGGAACGGATATTTCGGAACTGGATCCGAATGAGCGGGCTCGGCTGGGGCTGTTTCTGGCATTCCAGTATCCAGTCGTGATTCCCGGTGTGAAAGTTGCTGATTTTTTGCGACATGCGATGTCCAATGTTCGGAATCCTGATCGGAAAGAAGGCGAGAAGCTGATCCCGATGCGTGAGTTTCGTAAAGAGCTCCGGGACCGAATGAACGAACTGGGCATGGATCCGGAGATGGCCCGCCGTTATTTGAACGATGGCTTCTCTGGTGGTGAGAAGAAACGGATGGAGATTCTTCAGCTGGCCATGTTGCAGCCCAAATTTGCCATCCTCGACGAAACAGACAGTGGACTGGATAGCGATGCCGTCAAAGTGGTCAGCGAAGGTTTGAGCAGGTTGTCAGGTCCGGAAATGGGCGTATTGATTATTACGCACCACGAACGGTTGCTGGAATTCAATCAACCTCAGTTTACTCATGTCATGCTGGCAGGCCAAATTGTTGAGACCGGCGATGCCAGTCTCGCTGCAGAACTTCATGAACACGGTTATTCCAGCGTGCGTGAGCGTCATCCTGAAGCGGCGGCAGAAGAAGTTGTTGAAGCAGTCTAG
- the sufB gene encoding Fe-S cluster assembly protein SufB: MSTRLDTNSENENVDIGEYQYGFHDPTDKYVFTGQKGLNAAVVAQISEMKNEPAWMRDFRLKSLEIFESKPTPQWGGNLDEINYQDIHYFVRASEGQERSWEDVPDDIRKTYDRLGIPEAEKKFLAGVKAQYESEVVYGSLQEDLAKQGVIFTDTDSALRDHPELFKEYFGTIIPPDDNKYAALNSAVWSGGSFVYVPPGVHIEFPLQAYFRINSENMGQFERTLVIVDEGASCHYVEGCTAPTYSSNSLHSAVVEIIVKKGGRFRYTTIQNWSNNVYNLVTKRAFAYEDALMEWVDGNLGSKLTMKYPAIFLMGEGARGETLSIAFAGKGQHQDAGAKMVHCAPNTSSRIISKSISKDGGRSSYRGLVKVDPGAHGCKSNVVCDALLLDPESRSDTYPYIEIEEDDVAIEHEASVSKIGEEQLFYLMSRGLTEAEASSMIVTGFIEPLVKELPMEYAVEMNRLIELQMEGSIG, translated from the coding sequence ATGTCAACCAGGTTGGATACCAATTCTGAAAATGAGAATGTTGATATTGGAGAATATCAATATGGATTTCATGATCCCACAGACAAGTATGTGTTTACCGGCCAGAAAGGCTTGAACGCCGCGGTCGTTGCTCAGATTTCAGAAATGAAAAACGAGCCTGCCTGGATGCGGGATTTTCGTTTGAAGTCTCTTGAGATTTTCGAGTCAAAACCGACGCCACAATGGGGTGGTAATCTGGACGAAATTAATTATCAGGACATCCATTATTTTGTGCGTGCCTCAGAAGGGCAGGAGCGCAGCTGGGAAGATGTTCCCGATGATATTCGTAAAACTTACGACCGTCTGGGGATTCCTGAGGCAGAGAAAAAATTCCTTGCGGGTGTGAAAGCTCAGTATGAATCAGAAGTCGTTTACGGAAGTTTACAGGAAGACCTGGCAAAGCAGGGGGTGATTTTTACCGACACCGATTCAGCCTTAAGAGATCATCCTGAACTATTCAAGGAATATTTTGGCACGATCATTCCTCCGGATGATAACAAGTATGCGGCTTTGAATTCAGCTGTCTGGTCGGGGGGTTCGTTTGTGTATGTGCCTCCCGGGGTTCATATCGAATTTCCGTTACAGGCTTATTTCCGGATTAACTCAGAAAACATGGGACAGTTCGAACGGACGCTGGTGATTGTAGACGAAGGGGCGTCCTGCCATTATGTCGAAGGTTGTACGGCGCCGACTTACAGCTCGAACAGCCTGCACTCTGCTGTGGTTGAGATCATTGTGAAAAAGGGCGGACGGTTCCGTTATACCACGATTCAGAACTGGTCAAATAACGTGTATAACCTTGTCACTAAGCGGGCCTTTGCCTACGAAGACGCACTCATGGAGTGGGTGGATGGAAACCTGGGTTCCAAGTTAACTATGAAGTATCCAGCGATCTTTCTGATGGGCGAAGGAGCTCGTGGCGAGACACTGTCGATTGCCTTTGCCGGCAAGGGGCAACATCAGGATGCCGGGGCTAAAATGGTTCACTGTGCACCGAATACATCGAGTCGCATTATCTCCAAGAGTATCTCCAAAGATGGTGGTCGATCCAGTTATCGTGGCCTGGTCAAAGTGGATCCGGGGGCTCATGGTTGTAAATCGAACGTGGTCTGTGATGCTCTACTACTCGATCCAGAGAGCCGCAGCGATACTTATCCATATATTGAAATTGAAGAAGATGATGTTGCCATTGAGCACGAAGCCAGCGTTTCCAAAATCGGTGAAGAGCAACTCTTTTACTTAATGAGTCGCGGTCTGACCGAAGCGGAAGCCTCTTCAATGATTGTAACTGGTTTCATCGAGCCACTGGTGAAAGAGTTGCCGATGGAATACGCGGTCGAAATGAATCGGCTCATTGAATTGCAGATGGAAGGTTCCATTGGGTAA
- the sufD gene encoding Fe-S cluster assembly protein SufD: protein MSTPSVNTSAAIPAGFAEAAFEAFLATRDEPDWVTQSRRQAFQHYCELLETELDPEEWRRVDLRALRPDRFQLSAGSDNSQATADSKTAETLLKGQAEFAGHVTHVDGQLVSHDLAEELAAKGVIFGDLSVVVREHSELIQKYFMTKAVDSKTDRFSAWHAAFWTGGTVLYVPRNTVVEAPLHSLISLQSEKAADFSHTLVILEEGASATLLEETASTTEENLGLHVGAVELILAKEARLRYVQLQNWNHKVWHIGHQAGRVENNGFLQWTVGGIGAKLAHIHQDVVLDGRGAEAEVNGVTFSTDQQIHSFYTQQGHNAAETRSDLLYKQVLRDHARAIWRGMIRVEPEGQQTNGYQRNDSLMLSPTCRADAIPGLEIEADDVRCTHGATAGRVDEEQIFYCMSRGMSEYEAMHMIVEGFFQTVFDRIPVEVVRETLNQAIIKKLGFGR, encoded by the coding sequence ATGAGTACTCCCTCGGTTAATACATCTGCTGCGATTCCTGCTGGCTTTGCTGAAGCCGCTTTTGAAGCGTTTCTGGCAACACGTGATGAACCCGACTGGGTCACCCAGTCACGGCGGCAGGCTTTTCAGCACTATTGTGAACTCTTAGAGACGGAGCTGGATCCGGAAGAGTGGCGTCGTGTTGACTTACGGGCATTGCGTCCCGATCGTTTTCAGCTCAGTGCCGGTTCTGATAATTCCCAGGCAACTGCCGATAGTAAAACGGCAGAGACCCTGTTGAAGGGACAGGCTGAATTTGCCGGGCATGTGACTCATGTCGACGGTCAACTGGTTTCACATGATCTTGCAGAAGAACTGGCAGCCAAAGGAGTCATCTTTGGTGATCTGTCTGTAGTTGTCCGCGAGCATAGTGAGTTGATTCAGAAATATTTCATGACCAAAGCCGTCGATAGCAAAACGGATCGGTTTTCGGCATGGCACGCGGCATTCTGGACGGGAGGCACCGTTTTATATGTTCCCCGTAATACCGTAGTCGAGGCACCCTTGCATAGTCTGATTTCGCTGCAGTCAGAAAAAGCTGCCGACTTCAGTCATACCCTGGTGATTCTCGAAGAAGGGGCTTCTGCTACTTTGCTGGAAGAAACCGCTTCAACGACGGAAGAGAATCTGGGGTTGCATGTCGGGGCTGTCGAATTGATTTTGGCCAAAGAGGCTCGTCTGCGTTATGTCCAGTTGCAGAACTGGAACCATAAAGTCTGGCATATCGGACATCAGGCTGGGCGTGTTGAGAATAACGGATTCCTGCAATGGACCGTTGGTGGAATTGGTGCCAAGCTGGCTCACATTCATCAGGATGTTGTGCTTGATGGACGTGGTGCAGAAGCAGAAGTCAATGGTGTTACATTCTCAACTGATCAGCAGATTCATTCGTTCTATACTCAGCAGGGCCACAATGCTGCAGAGACCCGGTCTGATCTGCTTTACAAACAGGTCTTGCGAGATCACGCGCGAGCGATCTGGCGGGGGATGATTCGGGTTGAACCCGAAGGCCAGCAGACAAATGGGTATCAACGAAATGATTCCCTGATGCTGTCTCCCACCTGTCGTGCCGATGCAATCCCGGGGCTGGAAATTGAAGCCGATGATGTGCGTTGTACTCACGGTGCGACCGCAGGTCGCGTCGATGAAGAGCAAATCTTCTATTGCATGTCACGGGGCATGTCAGAGTATGAAGCGATGCACATGATCGTAGAAGGATTTTTCCAGACTGTCTTTGATAGAATTCCCGTCGAAGTCGTTCGCGAGACGCTTAATCAGGCAATCATTAAAAAGTTAGGATTTGGTCGGTAA
- a CDS encoding non-heme iron oxygenase ferredoxin subunit produces MPDFEEIAAIDEFGTADRLEVFINDTPALLIRVNDQYLAIEDVCTHDGQPLTNGCIEDGAIKCPRHGAQFDLVTGKALCMPATKPIKTFEIEVRGNNIFARPAVK; encoded by the coding sequence ATGCCTGATTTTGAAGAAATTGCTGCCATTGATGAATTTGGCACTGCCGATCGTCTGGAAGTGTTTATTAATGACACTCCTGCTTTACTGATTCGGGTGAACGATCAGTATCTGGCGATAGAGGATGTATGCACACATGATGGTCAGCCTTTGACGAATGGCTGTATAGAAGATGGGGCAATTAAATGTCCTCGTCATGGAGCGCAGTTTGATTTAGTGACGGGAAAAGCACTTTGCATGCCGGCTACGAAACCGATTAAAACATTTGAAATTGAGGTCCGGGGCAATAATATCTTTGCACGGCCTGCGGTGAAATAG
- a CDS encoding metal-sulfur cluster assembly factor: MSEELNNDSGKNGDDGQLPVFSALKGVGGEEALVDALKQVIDPELNINIVDLGLVYEVQRTEEDSAKVTVSMTLTSPACPAGPQIITQAKMALERLDDVDEASIQLTMTPPWSPELMTEDARDELGIF; the protein is encoded by the coding sequence ATGTCGGAAGAATTGAATAATGATTCTGGGAAGAATGGGGATGACGGGCAATTGCCCGTGTTTTCAGCCTTGAAAGGCGTCGGGGGTGAAGAAGCGCTGGTGGATGCGTTGAAGCAGGTAATTGACCCGGAATTAAATATTAATATTGTTGATTTGGGATTGGTATACGAAGTTCAAAGAACCGAAGAAGACAGTGCGAAGGTCACTGTCTCGATGACATTAACCAGCCCTGCCTGTCCAGCCGGCCCACAGATTATTACGCAGGCAAAAATGGCGCTGGAACGCTTGGACGATGTCGACGAGGCCAGTATTCAGCTAACGATGACACCTCCCTGGTCGCCAGAATTGATGACCGAGGATGCACGCGATGAGTTGGGAATTTTTTAA